In Amblyomma americanum isolate KBUSLIRL-KWMA chromosome 8, ASM5285725v1, whole genome shotgun sequence, the DNA window ggcacctctctcttcctttctcctttcactccctcctttacacttcccttacggcgcggttcaggtgtccaacgatatatgagacagatactgcgccatttgctttccccccaaaaccaattattattattattaatttcttcttgttttatttatgttgtaaataaatagttaaccttctcctttcctcgagtaacgtgaatgtttgcgagttagaaccaccaagttatcaagaaaccccgatttcatcatcaacaaggtgtttcctctcatcgccacctggagCAGAAACTCAACTCTGTCCTCTTGCATAATACTCCTTTGAACTAGAGTACAACTTACtcctttttactcatttctgtttagaatataataataataataataataataataataataataataataataattggcttttggaggaaaggaaatggcgcagtatctgtctcatatatcttaggacacctgaaccgcgccgtaagggaagggataaaggagggagtgaaagaagaaaggaagaaaaaggtgctgtagtggagggctccggaataatttcgaccacctggggatctttaacgtgcactgacatcgcacagcacacgggcgccttagcgtttttcgtccataaaaacgcggccgccgcgacttGGCTATTAGCAACGATCACGAAGCTACACCCTCAAGCTGGTCACGCCTCCCAGCACACTTCTCGGAACGCCCTCCTCCACCATCTCGTGGAAACAATGCGCATGTCAAAGCTTTACTCTCCTTTTGGCATTCCATTGACAGCGCTGCACTGGGCGCCTCAGTTCACGGCTGACTGACAGGTTTCGAGCCACGGGGCAGGGCGTACAGCTCTTCAGACTATGCACTTTCAAGGTGCGCCCCTTTATGGAACCTTTGAACTGACTTTCAGGCGTGCTGCAGACAAACCTATTCCAATGACGCTCCCCTATCTTTCACagccttctttttgttcttctctgCTGATGTCAAGTCTCTAACAGCTGTatccatttcctttcttcttcgttTTAGACTGAGTCGCGCTATATTCCGCCATTAAATTACCTACATCCTGTCGGCCCGTGTGCTCCGCTTCGTGCGACGTGATGTACCGTCAACTTCTGGATCGAAAAGCCAATCTTCGCTTGCGAAGAATAATTTCGTCGAAACGAAAACTAAAATCGTAGACTCTGCGTTCAAAAGTGAAAATGTGAACAAGGAGGAGGAAAGGCTCAGGGTGCTCGCCAACGTTTCGACaggaggacttgtcttcgtcttggTAGAGCGTTCATCAATGGCAGTGCTTAAACAGGGCCTTCACTCCaaggaggaaggcccggtgaggggcctaacacccttcccaccctcctccccctcaccgggcCCTCCTCCTTGGAGCGAAGGCCCTGTTTAAGCACTGCCATTGATGAACGCTCTAccaagacgaagacaagtcctcctgtcgaaacgttggcaagcgccCCGAGGCTTTCCTCCTCCTTGCTCACTTTGTGTGTATAAAGAAACCATTCACCTGACATCTCTCTACCGTGCCGTTCAAATGGGCAGGTCAAAGGATGGCTTGCCACCCTCTCAACGAACTGAGCTTGCTTCGACTTCGACAACGACGGTTGTCAATTAGTAAGGCTAATTGTTGTTCTGCTGGCGTAACGAGGACCAAGAGCCTGCCGTGCCCTCACCTCGTATACACTGTTTGTCTACCGTTCCTCATCACCGGCCCCACGGGAACACATGTACAGGACTTATGCACTCCACTGCACTGCAACTTACGCACATCCATTGACCAGACTTAAAGTGGGTCAGGCTAAAGAGTAACTCATAGAACGTCTTCCTGGGCGCTCGGCTATGTGGACATAAAGCGTTCAAATTACGTCACCCTGCCGTATATACGCACATGGCTTAGGCCATAAAAAAAATGCCAACAGCGTATCTGGCGACAGCTCCTACAGCCAACTCGTTTATCTCTCATATCTTTGCAAGCACTACCCGACAGTCAAGATGGAGTGCCAACAAAAGCACCGTTATCTGGACATCAGGCTCCAAGCAGTAAGTTGTAACTTGTAACCCGTTCGATCTTCCAGGCACCGGCAGGTTCCGTTAGAGTCGGAGCCCAATTTCGAAGCTCAACCATGCCCGCCAGTTACGGCAGTATCCTTTTCCCAACAACTACACCGACGAGGTGTACGAGTAAACGGTCTTTCAGCGTCTCCGCATCGCAGCAATCAGCGTCACGCCGTCGCCGATCAGATATTGGCGCCGTCCCGGATATAAGCCGCAGGCCCCGCAGTATACGCATACGGAAATGGTGGCTGCGCGCTCCCGCGGATTTCCCTACGCTCCGCAGTATTGCGTGTGCCCGTTTCGATTTAGATACGTGCGGGCACGGCCTTCGCCTGTGCCTGAGGCCTCCGGCGGAGACTTCCTTTTAGCACCCGGCGGCGAGGCCGCACGCTTTGCTCCGTGCTTGCTCGAGTCTCGAAAGCGGCACCGTCGGCGGAGAAGGGAACTTCCTTGTGCCGCCACCTCTGTAGAGTGTAGTCTCAAACACGTTCACGGTTGATGGCAGTGCTAACACAGCGTGCAAAGCGAATGGTCTGCCCCTTATTGCGTTTCAACCGTACTTTGGTTTGTATACCGTTAGCAGTGTTGAAACAAGCAGCCGCTTGAATATAGGAAAGCGGagaaaggacacatacacactaTCCGTCCTTTCCTCAGGTACGCAGCTGTGTTTGCGCGCAGCATTCTTCATTGCGCGCAGCTAATACGACCAAAGGTCTACACTGGTAAGTAGTCATTCTTGCGTGCGGTCATTAATTTTGCTAGATTCGTTCAGGTTCATAGAATGATGTGCCAAGGTTGTAAAGCGCTAAATCCCTTCTGCTGTATTGgggagaaaaagaaacaaacaaacaactgCCACCTCGGAACTCGAAGACAATCCTGTGCCTTCCTTTGAGACTGCAACTGGAATAAGCCTTGTGAATGTCTAGGGGCAAAAAAAGTCACGGCTCGTTCGTTATAGCGAAAAATTCGTAAATTCGCGGTCAGACGttgagcaaaaataaataaataaatacaagcgCGAGCCACGAAGCAACGGTATGGCTATAGGCTCGAGTTAGCTGGGTATGACGTCATCAAGGAGAAAGACGCGGCAGCGGTGACGTCGAGGCCTGCTCGCGACACTGCAGGCGGAGTCGGAAGGGCGGGAAAACGGAGCGGCAGCACGGCTTGTTCCAGCGCGCAGACGAGCGACGAATGCGAGACAAAAATAAACTACAAATacgaaaaaaaacaagcagacCGTAAAGAGGGGGATAAGAATCGCACAGACGGTCGGCGGCGCTACAGCGCGCAAACAGATGGACGCCGATCGCATACTAAGCACGCGCATTCCTGAAGACTCCGCGCTACCATCGCGAGAGGCTCCCACGGCGCTGATGGCTGTACATCGCATGCCTCTACAGAGGCGAACGCACTCGAGAGCGAATGCACCAAAAACACAATATCGCAGCCCGTCGAACCGCAAccccatttatttctcttctttactttctctttccGACGGGCAAGGGACGTAACAGCTGCCCGCGCCGGAAAGACGGAATGGATATAACATCTCTCTCTATTAAGTTATTTGGGATCTTTTTGAAGTTTTTAAACTATAGAATTATCACATGAAGTGTAAAAATGCAGGCTGAACGCGGACACTTGCTAACAGGACTCATTTCTACATGATCTGTCCGAAGTGAACTTCAGTTGAAAGTGTTCGACGACACACAATAGCATTAAGAGGCTTTTCCGATAATCATTATCGCCAATTACTCCTTAACTTTGTTATGCCTCGGATAGGAGGTTATGATCTGTTACATCGCACGCCggtagcatgcaaaaaaaaaaaaaaggagctctTGTTTTCAGGTTCTGTGCGAGCACGGTTAAGGACAGCCCAGTTACAAGAAAGCCTAACCGCGATTGCAGTCACGCAATCGTGCTGACACCGTAGCGACACAGCCAGCTGTCAAGTCTGTTCTCACCTCACCATACCACCGTGTCTCAAGCTGGTCACAGCAAGCGCAACTGACAGTTTCCGATCAGCGGAGACGAGGAAGACGATCGCCTTTacgataaacaaaaaaaaaacaagcgggcgatttcctttcctttttcgaACTGCACCAACGATCGCAGTGAAAACCTTCCAGACGAAGCCGGAAAAGTACTGCGTCCGAGTTTGCAGGTTAGGCCTACAGGCGTGCAACCGTGCCAGGAGCCAGCTGAGCACGGAGGAACGGATCTCCAAGCATGCGGTTACCACGGAACGCTCGAAGGGACTCACCCGTCTCGTACCACTCTTGCGTGCCGTCGGTAGAACTCGTGCTGGGGGCTCGCGACAGCTTGTCGCCGCTCTCTGGACCGTCCTTGTCCGATTTCATAATTGCATCCAGTCGCGCACAACTCACTGACGGATGTCGCGAGGAAAACAGCACTCAGCGTAGCAGTGCTGCTGCGGTGGTCCTCGCTTGATCGACCCACTGCGCTGCCGGAATGAATTTCATCGGGCTTCTGTTGATGTGGCCAGCCGGTCGAACTGGCATATTGGAAGCCGGCGGCGATTCCGCCTTTACACGAAACAAAAGAACCGCATAACTGGGGCAAATACGACCGCCAAACACGCAATCACATCCACGAGCAGACGGTTACAATTTCTGCGGCATTTTCGTTcgcttttcatttttcttgtttcagAACATGGTTGCTAGCCGACAAGCAAATATTCGCTAATGTgcacaataaaacaaaaacaaactaacTGATTTGAACGTTTATTTTTAATATCCACATTAAAAAAGTATAATAGTCATGTTTTAAAGTTTGTTGTTATTTATTATAACTTTTTATGCAATTAAGCTTTCTGCGACACGAGGCGCTGCAATCGCTTGCGTTCCTTCCCAGAATGCCCTGCGTTGGTTTTGTTGTCCGCCATAACTGgagaccgtttttttttcttgagcggTTCGGAAGCGTTTCCCCGTCGTTTACAAGGCGAGTAGTGGGTCGTTCGTCGAACGAGTCGCCAAATATCCAGCGTCACCATGGCGGACAAGATAGACATGTCCTTAGACGACATCATCAAGATGAACCGGAGCCAGTACCGGACGACGCGGGGCCGTGGCAGGGGCGCCGGCCGAGGCCGAGGCGCGGGGGGATTCTCGGGACGCGGGTCTGCACGTGGATTTGGAGCCGGCGGTGGAGCCGTCCGAAGAGGCACACTCAGAGGACGGGCTCGTCAGCAACCTTACGCCAGGGTAAGCGAGACACTTTCTATCTGTGGCGTTCTCGCTGTGTGAACCGATTCGTTCCCATTTGGCATCTCAGGCGCGCCAAAAGTGCTTCCTCTGTAAGCCTTTGTCATTGCTTCATTGAAACTGCGTCGCTCGCCGGCTCGCTTACTGAATTAGTGTTAGGCGAACTGGCTGTAGATGCGGAGCTATTCGACGgcgctttttttttatatacgtCACCACGCGTGCGCTAAACTTGTCCTGACCTGTTCGAGCTAGCCACGACTCCGTTTTTCCGCACGTATCGCTAGTTTTGCGTCGTCCGTCGCGTGACTGTTGCAGAGTTGGTCGTTTCGGATTGTGGGGCAACTCTCGGGCCTCTTTAGCGGTTGCTCGTTACGACGGAAGACGCGTTGAAAATGCTGCCAGCATCCCGCACGATGTGCCAGTGCGATGGAACGCGTCATGACTGAGAGTAAACACTGCATGGCGCGTCGTTTTAGGACGCGAGGTCAACGAAATTCTATTCCGTTCGGTTTTGTGCACTAGGGCACCTGTCGGTAGTCCTCGTTCCAGAATAAGTGGTAATGGAAAATCCAGGCTccctctagccgccgcggtggctgggtggttacggcggtcgaatttcgatggaggagtaattctagaggcccgtgtgctgtgagatgtcagtgcacgttaaagaaccccaggtggtcgaaatttccggagcccttcactacggcgtctcatagtctgagtcgctttgggaagttaaacccccataaaccaggtTCTCCCTACTGTGATTATTTATCTCGAACTGAAATTTGCTGAACTCCATAAGTCCGGGGGGTTTAAATCTAGCCGAAGTTTTCCCGGGACTGCAGACGAAAATGATGTGTGCCATTTTTTTGGAACAGGATGACGGGAGTTGTTAAACACGCATTATGGCCCCAGTAAACAGCCTTTGTTGTCACATTTTTGCTGTGGTGTAGCATGCAACTaagcttttttttccctcttggCTGCTTGCAGGGCTTTACACAAACTAAAGAGATTCCAGACCGATGGCAGCACGACATGTACGACGGAGTTGGTGCACGACGCGCCCTGACAGGCGGCCTCGGAGGTGCTGGAATGGGCCCCTCCAAGCTGCTTGTCTCTAACCTCGACTATGGGGTGTCCGACGCCGACATCAAGGTGAGCATAACGTCCCGTGTTGGCAGGAGCCTGCTGGAAATGCTGCTTTAAAGAGGTCTCGAGTTTATCATTTGTGTGGTTCTGTGAGGTTGCAGCGCCAACCATGTATGCACCTGGCTTTACGTTTCAAGTGGGATTGACAAAACTAAGTCATACTCCAAATTTTTCGAAAAAAGTTGCAGAGAAGGGGGCTTGCACTAAAGCACACATTATGGAAGTCTTAGTTCAGTCAGCCACTGCTAGTCAAAAGGCTGCCACTTGAGATTCGGTGTCACTTGACAGTCAAGAATGACTTCAATGTGATGGGAATATCGATAATTGTGGACAGCATCTGGAACAGTGTTCTTTGGGGGTGCATCTGTAATGTCAATTTGTAAAGTGATTGTGATAGCTGAAGCAGCGAGGAATAGATAGGCTTCACACCACTTTACAGGCGCCATCGTTGGGCGCACGGGAGACTAAGCAGGAAACGGTCCTTCGCCCCCACACCCACTCCCTATGACACTGGGCCAGAGGACAGTCACCCCCTTCCTGCTCGGCGTCTGCTGCATGGCCATAGAAAGTCACCAGTGGATTAGGCAAATGGCCACGCTTTCGCCGCTCTTTCTGGACCCAAGGGTGACGCCAATGCAACTATGTATAGTAATGTTCTTCAAGTGAATCAGCATTATTCTGAGTGTGGGTGGCAGGTGGTGGAGTAGTGCATTAGCTGGTTTCAGCAGCGGGCCACAGGCCTGCCTCGCGTAACCGCTGAACCCTGTCCAGGTATGAAGAGAATGTCCTACATGAGGAAATGCAAAATTGTAAGGTGTGGAGCTTGTCTTGAAGCGACACTTTGGCTGTGAGAGACGCCTAGTATATTCTCCCAGGGCGTAAACTGGGTCACAAGTTACTTTTTTCCTTTTCAGGTGTTCAGGATGAGAATTTTTTTCTGCGTACAGCAAAGCTTGCTTGCACTGACTCCTCGTGCTTGTTAGAGAACTCCTCACGAGGAATGAAAACAGTGCGGTTTTGATTATACTCGCTAGATAGTGGCGCAGGCTGTAATAGTAGCAGAGAACTATCTCCCAAACCTTCAGTTGTTGTCACACTGTCGATTTCGTTGACCCGTCATATGGGGCATacaaaagaacagaaagttgAACTGGTCGTAAGTCTTCTGTTCTGATATCACGTAATTTGGGCCATATTTTCCAATGGTGGGCTTAGGGAGGACATAGAATGATTACATTGGCATCACAGTGGCTATCATGTCAGTTTTCCAGGACCTTGGCAGGCATGCATGTGTTTATACATTCTCCTTATTGTCACTATCCCCATGCAAGCCATGCATGATTTCACATGCAAGCCATTTATTGCTGAATGTTCAGTTTCCCGAAGTAGTGGTTGCATCTGCTAGCTCATACTACTCATGTGAGGATCCTGTGTGTtgatcagttgttttttttttttccaaaatgcaGGAATTGTTTGCAGAGTTCGGACCTCTGAGGAAGGCAGCTGTCCATTATGATCGCTCTGGCCGGTCCCTGGGCACCGCAGATGTGGTCTTTGAGCGGCGCACAGATGCTGTCCGAGCCATGAAGCAGTACAATGGCGTGCCCTTGGATGGTGAGTCTTCCACATaacctttgttttttgttgttgttgccgaGTGTTGGCCTACTTCTAGTGATCTGAACAGACAGATTGCAGGATTTTGTTGGCCTGGTCTGGCTCTAGCCCTCGGAAGATGTGGTTTTGTTcagtcacgtttttttttttaagcgaaatttattgccccagggcatcaatgatgggtgaaggtgtgatgaatgatgtagtagagattaaatgaatgtaaaaaggttagctgatttgatgaagtccagtagagaacgatggtacggtccctgcgtccaggcaatgtatgaagaagggttgtttggtgaaagacctgctaccattaggtgccggatccttgtaggattgagagctgggcagtcccacggtaagtgatgaatgtcggcttcagtgtcctcgtgtttacatatcggacaccctggccgaggaaacaattctcggtactgagaccacttccgagtgacggctggtgtgagggcaatcctgacccggatcctcctaagtgcaacctcctctgcacgggtaagaccgcgggggagggttgcCACACACGAAGGGATgacagcacgtgtgcggcgccggaggagttcctttctcgatggaaggagggtaaaattgtccaaatgaaggagcggaggcggtgatgagtttgtattcggaaggcgggtcgctaaatctgcctggctttgataggtcagcagatcccgtgggacccactcaatacgtactggctgcgggatgagTGCCGCGAGctggtggatgtcctgacatatcgttggacagtgGCAAGATTGCAAGATTTTGTTGGCCTGGTCTGGCTCCAGCCCTCGGGAGATGTGGTTTTGTTCAGTCACGTTTTTCTGTAACGAGTATTTCCAACAAAGAAAGGGCTGCCCTGTGGAGTTGGCACAAGTCAATTGTGCAATTGAGGGCAAAAGTTTGTGGGATGTggacgcacagaaaaaaaaaggtatttcTATGCTGTTCACGTGGGCATCCTGTAGTAGTCTGTAGGTGTCCAGTTCCTTGGCTGCTAGAAACTGTAAACAATGGGTTTCCTGTGGTAGCTGAGCTGTCATTGTGTCCCTGCTGTCCAAATGTTTTCTAATAGTTTCAATCTTAAGATTGTGTCGTAGCATCAGCAGCGTAAAATTAATGGTTGCATGGCTTTAGATGGCAGTCTCTCTGGAAACTGCTCGCCGTCACCTCtggccatttccttttctcctgAGGCTTAACTCTCACTACCGTGGAAATATGGACGATTTGAAGTgtactgaaaaattttttttgcaaggaGTAACCAACCCAGTGCATATTGCAACACATGAAATTGTAGCTTATTAGTTACACTTCTGAAAAACTTAAACAGTGGAGCAGTGTGCACAAAAGTACTTGACACTTCTGAAAAACTTAAACAGTGGAGCAGTGTGCACAAAAGTACTTGAACATTTATTAGTCAAATGTGGCAAAAACACCGAAAAAgtgtaaagaaaaaacaaaaattactggCTGCACTAAGCACGAACCTTATTAGAGGAAAACTGGAATATACAAACTCTATCTCAAGTTTATAGCTGTCATTCCTCCAAGTTTCAGCTCTGAGGAAAAATTATTCCACTTTCCACGGCCAGTCAAGTCAGCGGTCATGACTGTGGTGCCACTGTGAAAGGGAATCGCGTGAAGATGTGAATCAGAGGTAGATTTGGCAGGTGCTGCACATAACGTTTGACCTTTGTTAATTTTTTGTTCTCCGATAGCAGAGCTTGCAATCCCTtctttactcctttttttttttcgattggtGGCGAATGGATTGTATGGGCGGATTGGGAGCGCGGACTTCTAACTCATCCATACTCTAATATCTCATCCATACTCTAAAATTTGTTCAATGAGCTGCTTCCTGAAACCCAGCTGATCAAATTTTGCGTTTTGGGCAAGCTCTGGAACATCAGGATCGATGAACTTTCATTGACGTGGTTCAAAAGCGAGGACACTTTCAAGTCTTGCCAACAGATGCAGCCGCCACTGAATCCTCCTGGTCCGCTACGTGCAGAAAAACAAGCAAACGAAAAATTGATTTCGGCAAATGTTATTTGATGGCTGAAGGCCAGAATAGATGATTCCTGTATTCCAATAGAAATATAGTCGCGGCAGGTCAACAATTCCCATGTGTATGATGATTATTCCAATGGACTTCTTCATCTCTAATGGATTCACCTCTTCCCATGAGCTGTCACACCGAGCTTATGTTTGCCTGTCCGAAATCTTCATCCTAGAATACTTATtagtgttttcatgcacagtctTTATCACCTTCGCTGTGAAGAACATCAAGAAGTCGAGAGGTCGAGCAAATCTCCGAACGCCGCTTTGCAGCAATGCGCCGGCATGGACACCTGGCCGTTGTCTCGGTTGAAAAAAACGCGACGCAACCTTGAGCATTTGGCAAACTGTCTTGGCCATATGTTGTGAAGGCCCTAAAGCAAACCACTCTCTTCAGTTACAAACCACATGCACCACAGAAAACACAGAACGATCGAAAATAAAACTTACGTGCGAATACACACTGACGTTCCAGGCTCCTGAGACGAAATCTCGCTGTCGGAACTGAAATCCGACGTTTGTACATCGTTGTCTGACTTACCACCGCTGCTTTCATCGCAAAGACTGGAACTGAAAGCGGCCGAAGCGCTCGGTGTCGAATTTCGATCTCGAGGAGCAAGTGTGGCCACGCGGACGCCATGTTTGCCGGTCGACGGTGCTGGGCCcgttcaaagtttcatttttcacggCGCCCCCTCATGTCGAAACACTGAAACCAAAATTTGCAATCAAAGGAACAGTTGAGCACACAAACTGGATGGCGCAGCGTGACCGAAAT includes these proteins:
- the LOC144101105 gene encoding THO complex subunit 4-like — encoded protein: MADKIDMSLDDIIKMNRSQYRTTRGRGRGAGRGRGAGGFSGRGSARGFGAGGGAVRRGTLRGRARQQPYARGFTQTKEIPDRWQHDMYDGVGARRALTGGLGGAGMGPSKLLVSNLDYGVSDADIKELFAEFGPLRKAAVHYDRSGRSLGTADVVFERRTDAVRAMKQYNGVPLDGRPMNIQLVTSAVGAAALSPASRLGYAATGGGGGGAAPQRSRGSFRGRGRGRGGRGGSVQRKVPTAEELDAELDAYVNKME